A window of Amycolatopsis australiensis contains these coding sequences:
- the smc gene encoding chromosome segregation protein SMC has translation MHLKSLTLKGFKSFASATTLRFEPGITCVVGPNGSGKSNVLDALRWVMGTQGAKDLRGGKMEDVIFAGTAGRAPLGRAEVTLTIDNADGALPIEYSEVSITRRMFRDGASEYEINGDRCRLMDVQELLSDSGIGREMHVIVGQGQLSAILESKPEERRAFIEEAAGVLKHRKRKEQTLRKLANMQGNLDRLGDLTTELRRQLKPLGKQAEIARRAQAVQSELRDARLRLLADDLVTQRDAIAREEADEKAARQRRAEVEQHLEIVSAEEAELEASLAEDAPLLQTAQETWYKLSALAERLRGTVRLAVERQRHLSADVSTSTGGRDPEELLEEAERVAEQEEELNEAVMEARELLAQTVLRREDLEQRVQAAERAHWAAVRAIADRREGMAKLTGQVEALRSKNGATSDEIDRLSVSLEEAAERAEIAVEELELAKAEGGEEESDDAALQERHDRAVEANNAAKARVEELVKAERAAEREIASEKARVEALSMGLRRKDGAGALLGASHELPGLLGSVAALLTVEPGYEVALAAALGPVADAVAVAGGEDALRALKYLKDTDSGRAGILLGSPESTVDTSAWPALPEGARWAREVVTAPPPLRAAVEQALDKLALVRDLDAARQLVAAHPDVRAVTAEGDVFGARWAIGGSGKRESVIEVQAAVDEAGERLRTAERSLERYAAELEGARAEQQARREEVSQAKDALGEAKVRRARSSERLNRLQQAVRQAQAEVERLSGQRAKVEQSREQALAQLAELEERLAAVAEQPVEDDPDTAERDQAVEELAVVRQEEMEARLAQRTAEERARSIAGKAEGLRRAAHAEQQARERAERAAAARKRGAEIANAVVNAGELALERIEHSVQRAATERDQVQARRQSREQALSGVRAKVRELSGELEKLTDAVHRDEVLRAEQRLRLETLEAKIAEDFGIGLDDLVREYGPDVPVPPSAGEMAEYEAAKNRGEDVTPPPPMPYDRDTQARRAKRAEKDLSLLGKVNPLALEEFAALEERYKFLSTQLEDLKETRKDLESVIKQVDEKILEVFTSAYADVAREFETVFGVLFPGGEGRMVLTEPDDLLSTGVDVEARPPGKKVKRLSLLSGGEKSLVAVGMLVAIFRARPSPFYVMDEVEAALDDTNMRRLIGLLEQLRDSSQLIIITHQKPTMEIADALYGVSMQGDGITKVISQRLRTAAEEPVPAG, from the coding sequence GTGCACCTGAAAAGCTTGACGCTCAAGGGCTTCAAGTCCTTCGCCTCGGCCACCACGCTGCGCTTCGAGCCGGGTATCACCTGCGTGGTCGGGCCGAACGGCTCCGGCAAGTCGAACGTGCTGGACGCGCTGCGCTGGGTCATGGGCACCCAGGGCGCGAAGGACCTGCGCGGCGGCAAGATGGAGGACGTCATCTTCGCCGGCACCGCGGGCCGCGCCCCGCTCGGCCGCGCCGAGGTCACCCTCACCATCGACAACGCCGACGGCGCGCTGCCCATCGAGTACTCCGAGGTGTCGATCACCCGCCGGATGTTCCGCGACGGCGCGAGCGAGTACGAGATCAACGGCGACCGCTGCCGCCTGATGGACGTCCAGGAGCTGCTCTCGGACTCCGGCATCGGCCGCGAGATGCACGTCATCGTCGGGCAGGGCCAGCTCTCGGCGATCCTCGAGTCCAAGCCCGAAGAGCGCCGCGCCTTCATCGAAGAGGCCGCCGGCGTCCTCAAGCACCGCAAGCGCAAGGAACAGACCCTGCGCAAGCTGGCCAACATGCAGGGCAACCTCGACCGGCTCGGCGACCTCACCACCGAGCTGCGCCGCCAGCTCAAGCCGCTGGGCAAGCAGGCCGAGATCGCCCGCCGGGCCCAGGCCGTGCAGTCCGAGCTGCGGGACGCCCGTCTGCGCCTGCTCGCCGACGACCTGGTCACCCAGCGGGACGCCATCGCGCGCGAAGAGGCCGACGAGAAGGCCGCCCGCCAGCGCCGTGCCGAGGTCGAGCAGCACCTCGAGATCGTCTCCGCCGAAGAAGCCGAGCTGGAGGCGTCGCTGGCCGAGGACGCGCCGCTGCTGCAGACCGCCCAGGAGACCTGGTACAAGCTGTCCGCGCTGGCCGAGCGCCTGCGCGGCACCGTCCGCCTGGCGGTCGAGCGGCAGCGGCACCTGTCGGCCGACGTCTCGACGTCGACCGGCGGCCGTGACCCCGAGGAGCTGCTCGAAGAAGCCGAACGCGTCGCCGAGCAGGAAGAGGAGCTCAACGAGGCCGTCATGGAGGCCCGGGAGCTGCTGGCGCAGACCGTGTTGCGGCGCGAAGACCTCGAACAGCGCGTCCAGGCCGCCGAGCGCGCGCACTGGGCCGCCGTCCGGGCGATCGCCGACCGCCGCGAGGGCATGGCCAAGCTGACCGGCCAGGTCGAGGCGCTGCGCAGCAAGAACGGCGCCACCTCCGACGAGATCGACCGGCTCAGCGTCTCGCTGGAGGAAGCCGCCGAGCGCGCCGAGATCGCCGTCGAGGAGCTGGAGCTGGCCAAGGCCGAAGGCGGCGAAGAGGAGTCCGACGACGCGGCGCTGCAGGAGCGCCACGACCGCGCCGTCGAGGCCAACAACGCGGCCAAGGCGCGCGTCGAAGAGCTGGTCAAGGCGGAACGCGCGGCCGAGCGCGAGATCGCGTCGGAGAAGGCGCGCGTCGAGGCGCTGTCGATGGGCTTGCGGCGCAAGGACGGCGCGGGTGCCCTGCTCGGCGCGTCGCACGAGCTGCCGGGCCTGCTCGGCTCGGTCGCCGCGCTGCTCACCGTCGAACCGGGGTACGAGGTCGCGCTGGCCGCGGCGCTCGGCCCGGTCGCCGACGCGGTCGCCGTGGCCGGCGGCGAAGACGCGTTGCGCGCGCTGAAGTACTTGAAGGACACCGACTCGGGCCGCGCGGGCATCCTGCTCGGCAGTCCCGAGTCCACTGTGGACACTTCGGCGTGGCCCGCGCTGCCCGAAGGCGCGCGCTGGGCCCGCGAGGTCGTCACGGCGCCGCCGCCGCTGCGCGCCGCGGTCGAGCAGGCGCTCGACAAGCTGGCGCTGGTCCGCGACCTCGATGCGGCGCGGCAGCTGGTGGCCGCGCACCCGGACGTGCGGGCGGTCACCGCCGAAGGCGACGTCTTCGGCGCCCGCTGGGCGATCGGCGGCTCCGGCAAGCGCGAGAGCGTGATCGAGGTCCAGGCGGCCGTCGACGAGGCGGGGGAGCGGCTCCGCACGGCCGAGCGCTCGCTGGAGCGGTACGCCGCCGAGCTGGAAGGCGCCCGCGCCGAACAGCAGGCGCGTCGCGAAGAGGTTTCCCAGGCCAAGGACGCGCTCGGCGAGGCGAAGGTCCGGCGCGCCCGGTCTTCGGAGCGGCTCAACCGGCTGCAGCAGGCGGTCCGGCAGGCCCAGGCCGAGGTCGAACGGCTCAGCGGCCAGCGCGCGAAGGTCGAGCAGAGCCGCGAGCAGGCTCTGGCACAGCTCGCGGAGCTGGAGGAACGGCTCGCCGCCGTCGCCGAGCAGCCGGTCGAGGACGACCCGGACACCGCCGAGCGCGACCAGGCCGTCGAAGAGCTGGCCGTCGTCCGGCAGGAGGAGATGGAGGCCCGGCTCGCGCAGCGCACCGCCGAGGAGCGGGCGCGCAGCATCGCGGGCAAGGCCGAAGGGCTCCGCCGCGCCGCGCACGCCGAGCAGCAGGCCCGCGAGCGCGCCGAGCGCGCCGCCGCGGCCCGCAAGCGCGGCGCCGAGATCGCCAACGCCGTCGTCAACGCGGGCGAGCTGGCGCTGGAGCGCATCGAACACTCGGTGCAGCGCGCGGCCACCGAACGCGACCAGGTCCAGGCCCGCCGCCAGTCCCGCGAGCAGGCACTGAGCGGCGTCCGCGCCAAGGTCCGCGAGCTGTCGGGCGAGCTGGAGAAGCTCACCGACGCCGTGCACCGCGACGAGGTCCTGCGCGCCGAGCAGCGGCTGCGGCTGGAGACACTGGAAGCCAAGATCGCCGAGGACTTCGGCATCGGCCTCGACGACCTCGTCCGCGAGTACGGCCCGGACGTCCCGGTCCCGCCCAGCGCGGGCGAGATGGCCGAGTACGAGGCGGCCAAGAACCGCGGCGAGGACGTCACCCCGCCGCCGCCGATGCCGTACGACCGCGACACCCAGGCCCGCCGCGCCAAGCGCGCCGAGAAGGATCTTTCCCTGCTGGGCAAGGTGAACCCGCTCGCGCTGGAGGAGTTCGCGGCGCTGGAGGAGCGGTACAAGTTCCTCTCCACGCAGCTGGAAGACCTCAAGGAGACCCGCAAGGACCTCGAGTCGGTGATCAAGCAGGTCGACGAGAAGATCCTGGAGGTGTTCACGTCGGCGTACGCGGACGTCGCCCGCGAGTTCGAGACCGTGTTCGGCGTGCTCTTCCCCGGCGGCGAGGGCCGGATGGTCCTCACCGAGCCGGACGACCTGCTGAGCACGGGCGTCGACGTCGAGGCGCGCCCGCCGGGCAAGAAGGTCAAGCGGCTTTCGCTGCTGTCGGGTGGCGAGAAGTCGCTGGTCGCGGTGGGCATGCTGGTCGCGATCTTCCGCGCCCGCCCGTCACCGTTCTACGTGATGGACGAGGTCGAGGCCGCGCTCGACGACACCAACATGCGCCGGCTGATCGGGCTGCTGGAGCAGCTGCGCGACTCGTCGCAGCTGATCATCATCACCCACCAGAAGCCGACGATGGAGATCGCCGACGCCCTCTACGGCGTGAGCATGCAGGGCGACGGCATCACGAAGGTGATCTCGCAGCGCCTGCGCACGGCCGCGGAGGAGCCGGTCCCGGCCGGCTGA
- a CDS encoding acylphosphatase, whose translation MSEEETNIRLTAWVHGRVQGVGFRWWTRSRALELGLVGSARNMPDGRVEVIAEGDRDHCERLLAALRSGESPGSVDHVVERWSDPKGGLTGFAER comes from the coding sequence GTGAGTGAGGAAGAAACGAACATCCGGTTGACGGCGTGGGTGCACGGCCGGGTGCAGGGAGTCGGTTTCCGCTGGTGGACCCGCAGCCGGGCGCTGGAACTGGGTCTGGTCGGCAGTGCGCGCAACATGCCCGACGGGCGTGTCGAGGTCATAGCGGAGGGTGATCGCGACCACTGTGAGCGGTTGCTCGCCGCGCTTCGGTCCGGAGAATCACCCGGAAGTGTGGACCACGTCGTCGAGCGCTGGTCGGACCCGAAAGGCGGGCTGACCGGCTTCGCCGAGCGGTAG
- a CDS encoding TetR/AcrR family transcriptional regulator: protein MADPVKRRYDTSRRQEQARENRRRILAAASGLFREKGYAGTAMPEVAKAAGVAVQTVYKAFASKAVLLKAVFDVTVAGDDEDIPIAGRDFIAAIQAEPDAARKIEMYLEHLAGSAPAVWPVQLLARDAAAADPGAAEVWAQMRQEMLTAMTYFSADLMATGQIKPGLTAEDVRDVLWTYHAPEQYELLCLERGWSPERYGKFLRDAIVAAILA from the coding sequence ATGGCCGATCCTGTCAAGCGGCGTTACGACACTTCGCGCCGCCAAGAGCAGGCACGCGAAAACCGCCGCCGGATCCTGGCCGCGGCGTCGGGGCTCTTCCGGGAGAAGGGGTACGCGGGCACGGCGATGCCCGAAGTGGCGAAGGCCGCCGGTGTCGCGGTGCAGACCGTCTACAAGGCGTTCGCCAGCAAGGCGGTCCTGCTCAAGGCGGTGTTCGACGTGACGGTCGCCGGCGACGACGAAGACATCCCCATCGCGGGCCGCGACTTCATCGCGGCGATCCAGGCCGAGCCGGACGCCGCCCGCAAGATCGAGATGTACCTCGAGCACCTCGCCGGCTCGGCGCCTGCGGTGTGGCCGGTCCAGCTGCTCGCCCGCGACGCGGCCGCCGCCGACCCCGGGGCCGCCGAGGTGTGGGCCCAGATGCGCCAGGAGATGCTCACGGCGATGACGTACTTCTCGGCCGACCTGATGGCGACCGGCCAGATCAAGCCGGGCCTCACCGCCGAAGACGTCCGCGACGTCCTGTGGACCTACCACGCCCCGGAGCAGTACGAGCTGCTCTGCCTGGAGCGCGGCTGGTCACCGGAGCGTTACGGGAAGTTCCTGCGCGACGCGATCGTCGCGGCGATCCTGGCCTGA
- a CDS encoding acyl-CoA dehydrogenase family protein, producing the protein MMGQATTDAVTAARELAPELSARAAEAEELQTLPRDLVERARSAGLFRLATPRALGGRELPAATIVEVIEELARADGSAGWTITIGNASSFLAWLAPDVAAELVAGVPDPIGGGVFAPMGRLTPDGTGKFTFGGRWSFCSGSPHTDLFFNGAFAGGDPRDWRLAVVPAAAVRVIENWDVSGLRGTGSHDVVIETVVPEEHTISPFTQPARHDGPLWRFPFFTLVGAMFAGIPLGIARRALDEFTAFAPAKFRPPSPSPLAEDGDVQVALTRAEGRLRSARAFVFEALGALWDTACAGDVPDVRRRGQFLLATQQAMRAALSAVNIAFGFAGAGALHADQPIQRCFRDLHAASQHIYFSAAASKRYAKLRFGIDQPTFWF; encoded by the coding sequence ATGATGGGACAAGCCACGACCGACGCCGTCACCGCCGCGCGGGAGCTCGCTCCCGAGCTGAGCGCGCGGGCCGCCGAAGCGGAAGAGCTCCAGACGCTGCCACGCGACCTGGTCGAGCGGGCGCGCTCGGCCGGGTTGTTCCGGCTGGCGACGCCCCGCGCGCTGGGCGGGCGGGAGCTGCCGGCCGCCACGATCGTCGAAGTGATCGAGGAACTCGCCCGCGCGGACGGCTCGGCGGGCTGGACGATCACCATCGGCAACGCCTCGTCGTTCCTCGCCTGGCTCGCGCCGGACGTCGCCGCCGAGCTCGTGGCGGGCGTCCCGGACCCGATCGGCGGCGGCGTCTTCGCGCCGATGGGGCGGCTGACCCCCGACGGCACCGGGAAGTTCACGTTCGGCGGCCGGTGGAGCTTCTGCAGCGGCAGCCCGCACACGGACCTGTTCTTCAACGGCGCCTTCGCCGGCGGCGACCCGCGGGACTGGCGGCTGGCCGTGGTCCCGGCCGCGGCGGTGCGGGTGATCGAGAACTGGGACGTCAGCGGGCTGCGCGGCACCGGCAGTCACGACGTCGTGATCGAGACGGTGGTGCCGGAGGAGCACACGATCTCACCGTTCACCCAGCCGGCGCGCCACGACGGACCGCTGTGGCGGTTCCCGTTCTTCACGCTGGTGGGCGCGATGTTCGCGGGCATCCCGCTCGGCATCGCGCGGCGGGCGCTCGACGAGTTCACCGCGTTCGCGCCGGCGAAGTTCCGCCCGCCGAGCCCGAGCCCGCTCGCCGAGGACGGCGACGTCCAGGTGGCGCTGACCCGCGCCGAAGGCCGGCTGCGCTCGGCACGGGCGTTCGTCTTCGAGGCGCTGGGCGCGCTGTGGGACACGGCGTGCGCGGGCGACGTCCCGGACGTGCGCCGGCGCGGCCAGTTCCTGCTGGCGACCCAGCAGGCGATGCGCGCGGCGCTCAGCGCGGTGAACATCGCGTTCGGCTTCGCGGGCGCCGGCGCGCTGCACGCGGACCAGCCGATCCAGCGCTGCTTCCGCGACCTCCACGCGGCATCCCAGCACATCTACTTCTCGGCCGCGGCTTCGAAGCGGTACGCCAAGCTGCGGTTCGGGATCGACCAGCCGACGTTCTGGTTCTAG
- a CDS encoding response regulator — protein MSDRGATVLVVDDEPQIVRALRINLNARGYKVITAHDGTAALKAVAETKPDVVVLDLGLPDLDGTEVIAGLRGWTTVPIIVLSARGDSADKVQALDAGADDYVTKPFGMDELLARLRAAVRRSAVSGAEGAEAVVDTSSFTVDLAAKKVRRHDGVEVHLTKTEWGVLELLVRNRGRLVAQKQLLREVWGPTYETESHYLRVYLAQLRRKLEPEPSRPRHLLTEPGMGYRFEI, from the coding sequence ATGAGCGACCGGGGTGCCACCGTGCTGGTGGTGGACGACGAGCCGCAGATCGTGCGGGCGCTGCGGATCAACCTGAACGCCCGCGGCTACAAGGTGATCACGGCGCACGACGGGACGGCCGCGCTGAAGGCGGTCGCCGAGACGAAGCCGGACGTCGTCGTGCTCGACCTGGGCCTGCCGGACCTCGACGGCACGGAGGTGATCGCGGGCCTGCGCGGCTGGACGACGGTCCCGATCATCGTGCTGTCGGCCCGCGGCGACTCGGCGGACAAGGTCCAGGCCCTCGACGCCGGCGCGGACGACTACGTGACGAAACCGTTCGGCATGGACGAGCTGCTGGCCCGCCTCCGAGCGGCGGTCCGCCGCTCGGCGGTGTCGGGCGCGGAGGGCGCGGAGGCGGTGGTGGACACGTCGTCGTTCACGGTGGATTTGGCGGCGAAGAAGGTCCGCCGCCACGACGGCGTGGAGGTCCACCTGACGAAGACGGAGTGGGGCGTGCTGGAGCTGCTGGTCCGCAACCGCGGCCGCCTGGTGGCGCAGAAGCAGCTGCTGCGCGAGGTCTGGGGCCCGACGTACGAGACGGAGTCCCACTACCTGCGGGTGTACCTGGCCCAGCTGCGCCGCAAGCTGGAGCCGGAGCCGTCACGGCCCCGGCACCTGCTCACCGAACCCGGCATGGGCTACCGCTTCGAGATCTAG